The Terracoccus luteus genome includes a region encoding these proteins:
- a CDS encoding WXG100 family type VII secretion target, with translation MSRSVVDTERIAAAAGDINRLADTITSSAAELRGRLAGMAGDWQGPAKVEFERVMHDYQRTQAQMTEALADVGRLTMKASSAYAEHENATRALFAH, from the coding sequence ATGTCTCGCTCCGTCGTCGACACCGAACGCATCGCCGCCGCGGCCGGCGACATCAACCGCCTGGCCGACACCATCACCTCGAGCGCCGCCGAGCTGCGCGGCCGGCTCGCCGGCATGGCGGGTGACTGGCAGGGCCCCGCCAAGGTCGAGTTCGAGCGCGTCATGCACGACTACCAGCGCACCCAGGCGCAGATGACGGAGGCGCTCGCCGACGTCGGCCGCCTCACGATGAAGGCCTCCAGCGCCTACGCCGAGCACGAGAACGCGACCCGGGCCCTCTTCGCCCACTGA
- a CDS encoding carbohydrate ABC transporter permease, translating to MTAPALVAPDGQTQPPRKRARRKLTFERASFMLVFLGLPLAIFVVFVIWPFVQAFYYSLTNWSGFTAKMDFIGVANYQRLLGDETFMTALRNNVALAIVVPLVTIVLALALATMVTVGGSKHGAVSGLRGSSFYRVVSFFPYTVPAIITGLLWAQMYDPSRGLLNGLLTGVGLSGFDSFPWLGDTRTAMPAVMFVIVWSFVGFYMVLFVAAIKGIPSELYDAARIDGAGRLRTAFSVTLPLIRENVQTAYIYLGILALDAFVYMQAMNPGGGPENSTLVMSQDLFTTAFSKGQFGVASAMGVTLAAMTLVFAALVFIVNRLTGGGQRGESR from the coding sequence ATGACGGCACCCGCTCTGGTCGCGCCCGACGGCCAGACGCAGCCACCCCGCAAGCGGGCACGTCGCAAGCTGACGTTCGAGCGGGCGAGCTTCATGCTCGTCTTCCTCGGGCTGCCGCTCGCCATCTTCGTCGTCTTCGTCATCTGGCCCTTCGTGCAGGCGTTCTACTACTCGCTGACGAACTGGTCGGGCTTCACGGCCAAGATGGACTTCATCGGCGTCGCGAACTACCAGCGGCTGCTCGGTGACGAGACGTTCATGACGGCGCTGCGCAACAACGTCGCGCTCGCGATCGTCGTCCCGCTCGTCACCATCGTCCTGGCGCTCGCGCTGGCGACGATGGTGACGGTGGGCGGCTCGAAGCACGGGGCCGTCTCGGGCCTGCGCGGGTCGAGCTTCTACCGGGTCGTCTCGTTCTTCCCCTACACGGTTCCGGCGATCATCACCGGCCTGCTGTGGGCGCAGATGTACGACCCGTCGCGCGGCCTGCTCAACGGTCTGCTCACCGGCGTCGGGCTCAGCGGGTTTGACTCGTTCCCGTGGCTCGGCGACACCCGTACGGCGATGCCGGCGGTCATGTTCGTCATCGTCTGGAGCTTCGTCGGCTTCTACATGGTGCTCTTCGTCGCCGCCATCAAGGGCATCCCGTCCGAGCTGTACGACGCCGCCCGCATCGACGGGGCGGGCCGGCTGCGCACCGCCTTCTCGGTGACCCTGCCGCTCATCCGCGAGAACGTGCAGACGGCGTACATCTACCTCGGCATCCTCGCCCTCGACGCCTTCGTCTACATGCAGGCGATGAACCCCGGTGGAGGGCCGGAGAACTCGACGCTCGTCATGTCGCAGGACCTGTTCACCACCGCGTTCAGCAAGGGCCAGTTCGGGGTCGCGAGCGCCATGGGCGTCACCCTCGCGGCGATGACGCTCGTCTTCGCCGCCCTCGTGTTCATCGTCAACCGCCTCACCGGCGGCGGCCAGCGGGGGGAGAGCCGGTGA
- a CDS encoding carbohydrate ABC transporter permease, whose translation MLIFWSVIIIVPLLWTVMTSFKTTKEIFASPFSLPTSWSFDNYVNAWTTSGVGEFFVNTVVVVGSALVIVMVLGAMCAYVLARYDFFGARAIYYLMLAGLTFPVFLAIVPLFFVLKGVGLLNTLPGLILTYVAFALPFTVFFLYPFFRDLPDEIAEAAEVDGAGEWRKFFQIMLPMAKPGMASVAIFNFLGLWNQFLLPVALNTNRDNYVLSQGMASFASQANYAVDFGALFAAVVITVVPVFVVYLVFQRQLQGSVSAGTMK comes from the coding sequence GTGCTGATCTTCTGGTCGGTCATCATCATCGTGCCGCTGCTGTGGACCGTGATGACCTCGTTCAAGACGACGAAGGAGATCTTCGCCAGCCCGTTCAGTTTGCCGACGAGCTGGAGCTTCGACAACTACGTCAACGCGTGGACGACGTCGGGGGTGGGCGAGTTCTTCGTCAACACCGTCGTCGTCGTGGGCTCGGCCCTCGTCATCGTCATGGTGCTCGGGGCGATGTGCGCCTACGTGCTCGCTCGCTACGACTTCTTCGGGGCGCGGGCGATCTACTACCTCATGCTGGCCGGCCTGACCTTCCCGGTCTTCCTCGCCATCGTGCCGTTGTTCTTCGTCCTCAAGGGCGTCGGGCTGCTCAACACCCTGCCCGGCCTCATCCTCACCTACGTCGCCTTCGCGCTGCCGTTCACGGTGTTCTTCCTCTACCCCTTCTTCCGCGACCTGCCCGACGAGATCGCCGAGGCGGCCGAGGTCGACGGGGCGGGGGAGTGGCGCAAGTTCTTCCAGATCATGCTGCCGATGGCCAAGCCGGGCATGGCCTCGGTCGCCATCTTCAACTTCCTCGGTCTGTGGAACCAGTTCCTCCTCCCCGTCGCGCTCAACACCAACCGCGACAACTACGTGCTCAGCCAGGGCATGGCCAGCTTCGCGTCGCAGGCGAACTACGCCGTCGACTTCGGCGCGCTCTTCGCGGCCGTCGTCATCACGGTCGTGCCGGTGTTCGTCGTCTACCTCGTCTTCCAGCGACAGCTGCAGGGCTCGGTCTCGGCCGGGACGATGAAGTAG
- a CDS encoding proline iminopeptidase-family hydrolase: MATTHDDRFPEPTTEGEVEFRGHRTWYRVTGELDPDAEQAPLVVLHGGPGAAHNYTLMMANLAGRGRTVVHYDQLGCGGSTHLPDAPADFWTPALFVDELRTVVRELGIERRFHLLGQSWGGMLGPEVVLADDSGIRSLSICDSPASMQLWLEAANTLRDRLPDDVQATLLRHEEAGTTDSPEYAEAEKVFYDRHVCRVVPNPPEVTDSFAQIEQDPTVYHTMNGPSEFHVVGSLKDWSVVDRLDGIRVPTLVVAGAHDEAMPAVWQPFLDRIPDVRSHVFPESSHMPHVEEPDAFLDVVEAFLREHD; encoded by the coding sequence ATGGCGACGACGCACGACGACCGGTTCCCGGAGCCCACGACCGAGGGCGAGGTCGAGTTCCGCGGCCATCGCACCTGGTACCGCGTCACGGGTGAGCTCGACCCGGATGCCGAGCAGGCCCCCCTCGTCGTGCTGCACGGCGGCCCGGGGGCCGCCCACAACTACACGCTGATGATGGCCAACCTCGCCGGTCGCGGGCGCACGGTCGTGCACTACGACCAGCTCGGCTGCGGCGGCAGCACCCACCTGCCCGACGCGCCGGCCGACTTCTGGACCCCGGCTCTCTTCGTCGACGAGCTGCGCACCGTCGTGCGCGAGCTCGGCATCGAGCGGCGCTTCCACCTGCTCGGCCAGTCGTGGGGCGGGATGCTCGGCCCCGAGGTCGTGCTCGCCGACGACAGCGGCATCCGCAGCCTCAGCATCTGCGACTCGCCCGCCTCGATGCAGCTCTGGCTCGAGGCCGCCAACACCCTGCGTGACCGGCTGCCCGACGACGTCCAGGCCACGCTGCTGCGTCACGAGGAGGCGGGCACCACCGACTCGCCCGAGTACGCGGAGGCCGAGAAGGTGTTCTACGACCGGCACGTCTGCCGCGTCGTGCCCAACCCGCCCGAGGTCACCGACTCGTTCGCCCAGATCGAGCAGGACCCGACGGTCTACCACACCATGAACGGCCCCTCGGAGTTCCACGTCGTCGGGTCGCTCAAGGACTGGTCGGTCGTCGACCGGCTCGACGGCATCCGGGTGCCCACCCTCGTCGTCGCCGGGGCGCACGACGAGGCCATGCCCGCGGTGTGGCAGCCCTTCCTCGACCGCATCCCCGACGTGCGCTCCCACGTGTTCCCCGAGTCGAGCCACATGCCGCACGTCGAGGAGCCCGACGCCTTCCTCGACGTCGTCGAGGCGTTCCTCCGCGAGCACGACTGA
- a CDS encoding FadR/GntR family transcriptional regulator, which translates to MDAHGGTADGDGSVLLAAEPRTKATSLTDRLVTAIAVGEYSPGERLPPERELAASLGVSRQTVRQALQQVTELGLIETRRGRAGGAFVAEMSWEDVAPDLARRTLETEIPRLQELYDYRCMVEGMIARAAAQRRTSADVEALEAALGDFRAAESMTEARSADRRLHGLVTAAAGNPHLTSLSAHLTAAATLGFGAEPYTRDFYDEALAQHTELVGHVVRGDAEAANACAQQHFTLTLETMRAALRRAQDA; encoded by the coding sequence GTGGACGCGCACGGGGGGACGGCCGACGGGGACGGCTCCGTCCTGCTGGCGGCCGAGCCCCGCACGAAGGCAACGTCGCTCACCGACCGGCTCGTCACCGCCATCGCCGTCGGCGAGTACTCCCCCGGCGAGCGGCTGCCGCCCGAGCGCGAGCTCGCCGCCTCCCTCGGAGTGAGCCGGCAGACGGTTCGCCAGGCCCTCCAGCAGGTCACCGAGCTCGGGCTCATCGAGACCCGGCGCGGTCGCGCCGGCGGGGCCTTCGTCGCCGAGATGTCGTGGGAGGACGTCGCCCCCGACCTCGCCCGCCGTACCCTCGAGACCGAGATCCCCCGGTTGCAGGAGCTGTACGACTACCGCTGCATGGTCGAGGGCATGATCGCCCGCGCCGCGGCCCAGCGCCGGACCTCTGCCGACGTCGAGGCGCTCGAGGCGGCGCTGGGCGACTTCCGCGCCGCGGAGTCGATGACCGAGGCGCGCAGCGCCGACCGCCGGCTGCACGGCCTCGTCACCGCGGCCGCCGGCAACCCGCACCTCACGTCACTGAGCGCCCACCTCACCGCGGCGGCCACGCTCGGGTTCGGTGCCGAGCCGTACACCCGCGACTTCTACGACGAGGCCCTCGCCCAGCACACCGAGCTCGTCGGACACGTCGTGCGCGGCGACGCCGAGGCCGCCAACGCCTGCGCCCAGCAGCACTTCACGCTCACCCTCGAGACGATGCGCGCTGCCCTCCGCCGGGCCCAGGACGCCTGA
- a CDS encoding YajQ family cyclic di-GMP-binding protein: MADSSFDVVSKFDKQEIANAVNSASKEIATRYDFKNVGASVELAGEVIKMRASTEERCKAVLDVVQTHLVKRKVSLKHLDVPEAGPRISGKEYHLDAPLKEGISQENAKKINKLIRDEGPKGVKSQIQGDELRVQSKSRDDLQAVQKMLQGADLDVALTFTNYR, from the coding sequence ATGGCCGACTCGTCGTTCGACGTCGTCAGCAAGTTCGACAAGCAGGAGATCGCCAACGCGGTCAACAGCGCCAGCAAGGAGATCGCGACGCGCTACGACTTCAAGAACGTCGGCGCCTCCGTCGAGCTCGCCGGCGAGGTGATCAAGATGCGCGCCAGCACCGAGGAGCGCTGCAAGGCGGTGCTCGACGTCGTGCAGACCCACCTCGTCAAGCGCAAGGTCAGCCTCAAGCACCTCGACGTGCCCGAGGCCGGGCCGCGCATCTCCGGCAAGGAGTACCACCTCGACGCCCCCCTCAAGGAGGGCATCAGCCAGGAGAACGCGAAGAAGATCAACAAGCTCATCCGCGACGAGGGCCCCAAGGGCGTCAAGAGCCAGATCCAGGGCGACGAGCTGCGGGTGCAGAGCAAGTCCCGCGACGACCTGCAGGCGGTCCAGAAGATGCTGCAGGGTGCCGACCTCGACGTCGCGCTGACGTTCACGAACTACCGCTGA
- a CDS encoding DUF4031 domain-containing protein, with product MTVWIDEPLWPAHGRLFAHLVSDVSLDELHAVARSQGLHPRSFDGDHYDVPQERWQACVDAGAVPTTGVDLARRLNASGLRLRKRKGERGVARVRAVRFPNGTSDVDLIASTRPAPDPQVFAAMVFVRDAAGDFAVVHSIRRDEWGCPGGWREPGESPVENAVREAFEETGLRLDPTDVHACGYERFTPVDRDEVITPDRPLLQVYRTMLPRHRPPITEGDDGIRATRWATPAELQALCGHLFWWPLALEIFADLRP from the coding sequence ATGACCGTGTGGATCGACGAGCCCCTGTGGCCCGCGCACGGTCGGCTCTTCGCCCACCTCGTCAGCGACGTCTCGCTCGACGAGCTGCACGCGGTGGCCCGCTCGCAAGGACTGCACCCTCGCTCCTTCGACGGCGACCACTACGACGTGCCGCAGGAACGTTGGCAGGCGTGCGTCGACGCGGGCGCCGTCCCCACGACCGGCGTCGACCTCGCCCGGCGGCTCAACGCGTCGGGCCTGCGGCTGCGCAAGCGCAAGGGTGAGCGGGGGGTGGCCCGGGTGCGGGCCGTCCGCTTCCCGAACGGCACGAGCGACGTCGACCTCATCGCCTCGACGCGGCCCGCCCCGGACCCGCAGGTGTTCGCCGCGATGGTGTTCGTGCGCGACGCCGCCGGCGACTTCGCGGTCGTGCACAGCATCCGCCGCGACGAGTGGGGCTGCCCCGGCGGCTGGCGTGAGCCGGGGGAGAGCCCCGTCGAGAACGCGGTCCGCGAGGCCTTCGAGGAGACGGGGCTGCGGCTGGACCCGACCGACGTGCACGCCTGCGGCTACGAGCGGTTCACGCCGGTCGACCGTGACGAGGTCATCACCCCCGACCGCCCGCTGCTGCAGGTGTACCGCACGATGCTGCCCCGGCATCGCCCCCCGATCACCGAGGGTGACGACGGCATCCGGGCCACCCGGTGGGCGACACCGGCCGAGCTCCAGGCGCTCTGCGGCCACCTGTTCTGGTGGCCGCTCGCGCTCGAGATCTTCGCCGACCTGCGTCCCTGA
- a CDS encoding nucleobase:cation symporter-2 family protein, which produces MARAAQAGRVTTGRPEDQRYPFGQLLVYGTQHILTMYGGVIAPPLIVGTAAGLPATDVALLVTAGIFLSGLATLLQTLGIGPVGSRLPIVQGISFASVSTMTAIANDGGVQPVLGAIIVAGVIGFVISGFFAQLVRLFPAVVTGSIITVIGLSLMPVAFTWAMGGAGSKTLGSTGNIAFAGLTLLIILVISRLFQGPISRLSILLGLIAGTLIALATGRADFSRVGDAKIFSLPPVLHFGAPTFQVGAIISMTIVILVIMTETTADILAIGEIVGTEVDAKRVGDGLRADMASTAVAPLLGSFPCSAFAQNVGLVALTGIKSRYAVAAGGGVLVVLGLFPVVGAVVAAIPYPVLGGAGIVLFGSVAASGIRTLSRVDYQDNLNMVIVSVAIAVGIIPIAAPTFWNQFPEQVATILHSGISATAIVAVVLNLLFNEVKKGNKPGASVFSAAEDERDELGDTLDDELRGEKRPVPGSRRPAPEH; this is translated from the coding sequence ATGGCACGCGCAGCGCAGGCCGGACGGGTCACGACCGGCCGCCCCGAGGACCAGCGGTACCCGTTCGGGCAGCTGCTCGTCTACGGGACCCAGCACATCCTCACGATGTACGGCGGCGTCATCGCCCCGCCGCTCATCGTCGGCACGGCGGCGGGGCTGCCCGCCACCGACGTCGCCCTGCTCGTCACGGCGGGCATCTTCCTCAGCGGCCTCGCGACGCTGCTGCAGACGCTCGGCATCGGGCCGGTCGGCAGCCGCCTGCCGATCGTGCAGGGCATCTCGTTCGCGAGCGTCTCGACGATGACGGCCATCGCCAACGACGGCGGGGTGCAGCCGGTGTTGGGCGCGATCATCGTCGCGGGCGTCATCGGCTTCGTCATCAGCGGCTTCTTCGCCCAGCTCGTCCGGCTCTTCCCGGCCGTCGTCACCGGCTCGATCATCACCGTCATCGGCCTGTCGCTCATGCCCGTCGCGTTCACGTGGGCGATGGGCGGTGCCGGCAGCAAGACCCTCGGCTCGACGGGCAACATCGCCTTCGCCGGGCTGACGCTGCTCATCATCCTCGTCATCAGCCGGCTCTTCCAAGGGCCGATCTCGCGCCTGTCGATCCTGCTCGGGCTCATCGCCGGCACGCTCATCGCCTTGGCCACGGGGCGAGCCGACTTCTCGCGCGTCGGCGACGCGAAGATCTTTTCGCTGCCTCCGGTGCTGCACTTCGGCGCCCCGACGTTCCAGGTCGGCGCCATCATCTCGATGACGATCGTCATCCTCGTCATCATGACCGAGACGACCGCCGACATCCTCGCCATCGGCGAGATCGTCGGCACCGAGGTCGACGCCAAGCGGGTCGGCGACGGCCTGCGCGCCGACATGGCCAGCACCGCCGTCGCGCCGCTGCTCGGCTCGTTCCCGTGCAGCGCCTTCGCCCAGAACGTCGGCCTCGTGGCCCTCACCGGCATCAAGAGCCGCTACGCCGTCGCCGCCGGCGGTGGGGTGCTCGTCGTGCTCGGACTCTTCCCGGTTGTCGGCGCCGTCGTCGCCGCGATCCCGTACCCCGTCCTCGGCGGGGCCGGCATCGTGCTCTTCGGCTCGGTCGCGGCATCGGGCATCCGCACCCTGTCGCGGGTCGACTACCAGGACAACCTCAACATGGTCATCGTCTCGGTGGCGATCGCGGTCGGCATCATCCCCATCGCGGCGCCGACGTTCTGGAACCAGTTCCCCGAGCAGGTCGCGACCATCCTGCACTCGGGCATCAGCGCCACCGCCATCGTGGCCGTCGTGCTCAACCTGCTCTTCAACGAGGTGAAGAAGGGCAACAAGCCCGGCGCGTCGGTGTTCTCGGCCGCCGAGGACGAGCGCGACGAGCTCGGCGACACCCTCGACGACGAGCTGCGCGGCGAGAAGCGCCCCGTCCCCGGGTCGCGCCGCCCCGCCCCCGAGCACTGA